A genomic segment from Blastococcus sp. PRF04-17 encodes:
- a CDS encoding SGNH/GDSL hydrolase family protein, with protein MAGAAHYVALGDSISVDDYSGGPGRGGASLLFANRDDDFPDWRGRDLLAVEPGTRFSLLATDGATTRTLLARQLPRLRALELHPSVVTLTIGGNDLLGSYGDSGAARAVICRVADAVAQALRVVADHLAPSGRVVVGTVYDPSDGTGDAARLGLPPWADAVRRIAELNESLRSVARAHGAAVADIHGEFLGHGLHAGDPGRREPRPAARDLWFCNVIEPNAWGADGVRRAFWAALHDA; from the coding sequence ATGGCCGGGGCCGCCCACTACGTCGCTCTGGGCGACTCCATCTCGGTCGACGACTACTCGGGAGGTCCGGGCCGCGGTGGGGCCAGCCTGCTGTTCGCCAACCGGGACGACGACTTCCCGGACTGGCGGGGGCGCGACCTCCTGGCCGTCGAACCGGGCACGCGGTTCTCCCTCCTGGCTACCGACGGAGCGACCACGCGCACGCTGCTGGCCCGTCAGCTGCCCCGCCTGCGGGCGCTCGAGCTCCACCCGTCGGTGGTCACGCTGACCATCGGGGGGAACGACCTGCTGGGCAGTTACGGCGACTCCGGAGCGGCACGGGCTGTCATCTGCCGGGTTGCCGATGCGGTCGCGCAGGCACTGCGTGTCGTCGCCGATCACCTGGCGCCGTCCGGACGGGTGGTCGTCGGCACCGTCTACGACCCCAGCGACGGCACGGGGGACGCCGCCCGGCTGGGCCTCCCGCCGTGGGCGGACGCCGTCAGGCGCATCGCCGAGCTCAACGAGTCCCTCCGCTCGGTCGCCCGCGCGCACGGCGCCGCCGTCGCCGACATCCACGGCGAGTTCCTCGGCCACGGTCTGCACGCAGGCGACCCCGGTCGGCGGGAACCGAGACCCGCCGCGCGGGACCTGTGGTTCTGCAACGTCATCGAGCCGAACGCGTGGGGAGCCGACGGCGTCCGGCGGGCGTTCTGGGCCGCACTCCACGACGCCTGA
- a CDS encoding ATP-binding protein, whose amino-acid sequence MGLHTGEPTPHEEGYVGLDVHLAARVAGLAHGGQVVLTEATRRIAGTKLPPGTSVVDLGLHRLKDFPEPERLHQLTVEGAPREFPPLRSLGRATHLPTPATSLVGRDGDVAALRALLTSGGARVATLTGPGGAGKTRLAIAAATALADDFPDGVWFVPLEAATTAELMWASIADNLGLPPSGRNPGDVVAFLAAAPSLLVLDNLEQLPGAGEVVARLLTAPGARVLATSRRPLHVPGEHQHPVAPLGEPAVDLFVQRARMVRPGFAPDDAELAAVAEICGMLDGLPLAIELAAARVKVFGPTALRSRLAAGLELAAGRLPVPDRHRTLHDTVAWSYGMLDGDLQHFFRQLGAFGGDFDLDAAAAVVPDHPDPLVALEDLLDASLVTVIEGVDGEPRFRLLVTIAGFARRQLAESGEREAACRRHGEHYVALAEAVAPQLQTSLHSSAKDRIGGELDNLRAVLDWALPASGTPGPGLVLGLRLCRALYRYWYTCGHQAEGRRWLAQAVASSAGQESPESTNALRGLGVLLVQHGEFAAGRDALQRALVYWRREGQAGETVRTLSSLAIAHRALEEPGTARRLLDEAVGLARGHGEDQLLAAALSNLAIMDVDENRPAAALERLTQALTLDRKLGDDWAVVADQLNIAAALLQLGRTTEAYETARAVADEAVALEDPDMTIALLELLAWAFAGLGDPRRAALMLGAATALRESADLPIDPPDAALLERSLQPVRRPGDEEAWAADLVAGAQAPMDELLAEAFPPAGSRR is encoded by the coding sequence ATGGGACTGCACACAGGTGAGCCGACGCCGCACGAGGAGGGTTACGTCGGTCTCGACGTCCATCTCGCCGCTCGGGTGGCCGGCCTCGCGCACGGCGGCCAAGTGGTGCTCACCGAGGCCACCCGACGGATCGCCGGTACGAAGCTCCCGCCCGGGACCTCCGTGGTCGACCTCGGGCTGCACCGGCTCAAGGACTTCCCGGAGCCCGAGCGGCTGCACCAGCTGACCGTCGAAGGCGCTCCGCGGGAGTTCCCGCCGCTGCGCAGCCTGGGCCGGGCCACCCACCTGCCGACACCGGCCACGTCGCTGGTCGGCCGGGACGGCGACGTGGCGGCACTCCGCGCGCTGCTCACCAGCGGTGGCGCTCGGGTGGCCACGCTGACCGGCCCCGGCGGAGCCGGCAAGACCAGACTGGCGATCGCCGCGGCGACGGCCCTGGCCGACGACTTCCCGGACGGCGTCTGGTTCGTGCCCCTGGAGGCGGCGACGACGGCCGAGCTCATGTGGGCCTCGATCGCCGACAACCTGGGGCTGCCGCCCTCGGGCCGGAACCCCGGCGACGTCGTGGCCTTCCTTGCCGCCGCGCCGTCGCTGCTGGTCCTGGACAACCTCGAGCAGCTGCCCGGCGCCGGCGAGGTGGTCGCGCGGCTGCTGACCGCCCCGGGCGCGCGGGTGCTGGCGACGTCGCGGCGGCCGCTGCACGTCCCCGGCGAGCACCAGCACCCCGTCGCCCCCCTCGGTGAGCCGGCGGTCGACCTGTTCGTGCAGCGCGCCCGCATGGTCCGCCCCGGCTTCGCCCCCGACGACGCCGAGCTCGCCGCCGTCGCGGAGATCTGCGGCATGCTCGACGGGCTGCCGCTGGCGATCGAGCTGGCCGCCGCGCGGGTCAAGGTGTTCGGGCCGACGGCGCTCCGCAGCCGCCTGGCCGCCGGGCTCGAGCTGGCGGCGGGTCGGCTGCCCGTGCCGGACCGGCACCGGACGCTGCACGACACGGTGGCCTGGAGCTACGGGATGCTCGACGGCGACCTCCAGCACTTCTTCCGCCAGCTCGGCGCCTTCGGCGGCGACTTCGACCTGGACGCCGCGGCTGCGGTCGTCCCGGACCACCCCGATCCGCTGGTGGCTCTCGAGGACCTGCTGGACGCCAGTCTGGTCACCGTCATCGAGGGCGTCGACGGCGAACCGCGGTTCCGGCTGCTGGTCACCATCGCGGGCTTCGCCCGGCGGCAGCTCGCCGAGTCGGGGGAGCGGGAGGCCGCCTGCCGGCGGCACGGCGAGCACTACGTCGCCCTGGCCGAGGCGGTTGCCCCCCAGCTGCAGACCAGTCTGCACTCCAGCGCCAAGGACCGGATCGGCGGGGAGCTCGACAACCTGCGTGCGGTCCTGGATTGGGCGTTGCCGGCGTCCGGCACCCCCGGACCGGGACTGGTCCTGGGCCTGCGCCTCTGCCGGGCGCTGTACCGGTACTGGTACACGTGCGGCCACCAGGCCGAGGGGCGCCGCTGGCTCGCCCAGGCCGTCGCGTCGTCCGCCGGGCAGGAGAGCCCGGAGTCGACGAACGCCCTGCGGGGCCTCGGCGTGCTGCTCGTCCAGCACGGCGAGTTCGCGGCCGGACGGGACGCTCTCCAGCGAGCCCTGGTCTACTGGCGGCGGGAAGGCCAGGCGGGGGAGACCGTCCGCACGCTGAGCAGCCTGGCCATCGCCCACCGGGCGCTCGAGGAGCCGGGGACCGCCCGACGGCTTCTGGACGAGGCAGTCGGGCTGGCCCGCGGGCACGGAGAGGACCAGCTGCTCGCCGCCGCCCTGTCGAACCTGGCGATCATGGACGTCGACGAGAACAGGCCGGCCGCCGCCCTGGAGCGGCTCACCCAGGCCCTGACCCTCGACCGGAAGCTCGGCGACGACTGGGCGGTCGTGGCCGACCAGCTCAACATCGCCGCGGCGCTGCTCCAGCTCGGCCGGACGACCGAGGCATACGAGACGGCCCGCGCGGTGGCCGACGAGGCCGTCGCGCTCGAGGACCCCGACATGACCATCGCCCTCCTCGAGCTCCTGGCCTGGGCGTTCGCGGGGCTGGGTGACCCACGGCGGGCCGCTCTGATGCTGGGGGCGGCCACCGCGCTGCGAGAGTCGGCCGACCTGCCGATCGATCCGCCCGACGCCGCGCTGCTGGAACGGTCCCTGCAGCCGGTGCGCCGCCCGGGCGACGAGGAGGCGTGGGCCGCCGACCTGGTGGCCGGGGCGCAGGCGCCGATGGACGAGCTGTTGGCCGAGGCCTTCCCGCCTGCGGGTTCACGCCGGTGA
- a CDS encoding sulfotransferase family protein produces MSALPTVIIVGAMKCGTTSLHRYLDLHPQTAMSHPKELNFFIGPDVAADGTGWARGNWHRGTAWYAAHFDPSAQVRGEASPGYTSPDHPEVAGRMAALLPSARLVYAVRDPIDRAVSQYRHHRREGTERRPLAEALLDPASQYVSRGRYFERLAPFLACGAFADRITIVAQEELRQQRRSALRRLFADLRIDHGFWSPDMAARWNESRDEPPAIPDRVRHELAERLRDDAERLRQFAGRGFPGWTV; encoded by the coding sequence GTGAGCGCCCTGCCCACCGTGATCATCGTCGGAGCGATGAAGTGCGGCACCACCTCGCTGCACCGGTACCTGGACCTGCACCCGCAGACCGCGATGTCCCACCCCAAGGAGCTCAACTTCTTCATCGGCCCCGACGTGGCCGCCGACGGCACTGGCTGGGCCCGGGGCAACTGGCACCGGGGAACCGCCTGGTACGCGGCGCACTTCGACCCGTCGGCGCAGGTGCGCGGGGAGGCGTCCCCGGGCTACACGTCGCCCGATCATCCCGAGGTGGCCGGGCGCATGGCGGCGCTGCTGCCCAGCGCGCGGCTCGTGTACGCCGTCCGCGACCCGATCGACCGGGCGGTCTCCCAGTACCGGCACCACCGCCGCGAGGGCACCGAGCGACGGCCCCTGGCCGAGGCCCTGCTCGACCCCGCCAGCCAGTACGTGTCCCGCGGGCGATACTTCGAGCGCCTGGCGCCGTTCCTCGCGTGCGGCGCGTTCGCCGACCGGATCACGATCGTCGCCCAGGAGGAGCTCCGCCAGCAGCGCCGTAGCGCGTTGCGGCGGCTGTTCGCCGACCTGCGGATCGACCACGGCTTCTGGTCGCCCGACATGGCCGCCCGCTGGAACGAGTCGAGGGACGAGCCGCCGGCGATCCCCGACCGTGTCCGGCACGAGCTGGCCGAGCGGCTGCGAGACGACGCCGAGCGGCTGCGGCAGTTCGCCGGCCGCGGCTTCCCCGGCTGGACCGTGTGA
- a CDS encoding LLM class flavin-dependent oxidoreductase yields MHLGIDSFVSQVTDPVTERRIGPAERMAHLLEEIVLADEVGLHSFGIGEHHRPEYYDSAPPVILGAAAARTSRIRLGSAVAVLSAADPVRVFQQFATLDLISQGRIDLVVGRGSFTEAFPLFGLSLRDYDELFEEKLDLLLRIRESEHVTWSGRHRPALTGQGVYPRPIQDPLPIWVGVGGTPESFVRAGLLGLPLMVAIIGGEPRQFAPLVDLYRRAGAQAGHAPEQLRVGLHVFGFVAESTQAAADTIYPGWHEMFSKVSRERGFAPPSRAQFDATSGPNGAFFMGDPDTVADKLLRVADQLGGVARVSLQMTNPRLAHDDLLRGIELLGTEVAPRVAARSGG; encoded by the coding sequence GTGCACCTGGGCATCGACAGCTTCGTCTCACAGGTGACCGATCCGGTCACCGAACGCCGGATCGGCCCCGCGGAGCGCATGGCGCACCTGCTCGAGGAGATCGTCCTCGCCGACGAGGTGGGGCTGCACTCCTTCGGCATCGGCGAGCACCACCGGCCGGAGTACTACGACTCGGCGCCACCGGTCATCCTCGGCGCCGCGGCGGCGCGCACCTCGCGGATCCGGCTGGGCAGCGCCGTCGCCGTGCTCAGCGCCGCCGACCCGGTCCGGGTGTTCCAGCAGTTCGCGACCCTCGACCTGATCTCACAGGGGCGGATCGACCTCGTCGTGGGGCGCGGGTCGTTCACCGAGGCGTTCCCGCTGTTCGGGCTGAGCCTGCGCGACTACGACGAGCTGTTCGAGGAGAAGCTGGACCTCCTGCTGCGCATCCGGGAGTCGGAGCACGTCACCTGGTCGGGCCGGCACCGGCCCGCGCTGACCGGTCAGGGCGTGTACCCGCGCCCCATCCAGGACCCCCTGCCGATCTGGGTGGGGGTCGGCGGCACGCCGGAGTCGTTCGTGCGGGCCGGCCTGCTGGGACTTCCCCTCATGGTCGCGATCATCGGCGGCGAGCCGCGGCAGTTCGCCCCGCTCGTGGACCTCTACCGCCGCGCCGGGGCGCAGGCCGGGCACGCCCCCGAGCAGCTGCGGGTGGGCCTGCACGTGTTCGGCTTCGTGGCCGAGAGCACGCAGGCGGCGGCCGACACGATCTATCCCGGCTGGCACGAGATGTTCAGCAAGGTCTCGCGCGAGCGCGGCTTCGCCCCGCCCAGCCGCGCCCAGTTCGACGCGACCAGCGGGCCGAACGGTGCGTTCTTCATGGGCGACCCCGACACGGTCGCGGACAAGCTGCTCCGGGTGGCCGACCAGCTGGGCGGCGTGGCGCGCGTCTCGCTGCAGATGACGAACCCGCGGCTGGCGCACGACGACCTGCTGCGGGGCATCGAGCTGCTCGGCACCGAGGTGGCGCCGCGGGTCGCCGCCCGCTCGGGCGGCTAG
- a CDS encoding tryptophan 2,3-dioxygenase → MTPSDRDDDRSVRPIERSVRTDLRGAMTYDQYLDLERLLSAQHPRSSPEHHDELLFIVQHQTSELWLKLVLHELRAARQYLRDDDLAPALKCLARVKNIQRTLTEQWSVLATLTPREYAQFRGALGSASGFQSHQYRAVEFILGNKNAAMLTVFDGEPAAQELLAELLASPTLYDEFLRLLARQGFAIADDVLQRDVRLPWRFQPALVPVFRQIYESTETPWGVYEACESLVDVEDNFQLWRFRHVLTVRRTIGAKTGTGGSSGLGFLQRALDLTFFPELYAVRTEIGT, encoded by the coding sequence GTGACGCCCTCGGACCGCGACGACGACCGGTCGGTCCGCCCGATCGAACGGTCGGTGCGCACCGACCTCCGCGGTGCCATGACCTACGACCAGTACCTGGACCTCGAGCGGCTGCTCTCCGCCCAGCACCCGCGGAGCAGTCCGGAGCACCACGACGAGCTGCTGTTCATCGTCCAGCACCAGACCAGCGAGTTGTGGCTCAAGTTGGTCCTGCACGAGCTGCGCGCCGCCCGGCAGTACCTGAGGGACGACGACCTGGCCCCGGCGCTGAAGTGCCTGGCCCGGGTGAAGAACATCCAGCGGACGCTCACCGAGCAGTGGTCGGTGCTGGCCACGCTCACCCCGCGGGAGTACGCCCAGTTCCGCGGCGCCCTCGGCAGCGCGTCGGGGTTCCAGTCGCACCAGTACCGGGCGGTCGAGTTCATCCTCGGCAACAAGAACGCCGCGATGCTCACCGTGTTCGACGGCGAGCCGGCCGCGCAGGAGCTGCTGGCCGAGTTGCTGGCGTCCCCGACGCTCTACGACGAGTTCCTGCGGCTGCTGGCGCGGCAGGGCTTCGCGATCGCGGACGACGTCCTGCAGCGCGACGTCCGGCTGCCCTGGCGGTTCCAGCCGGCGCTGGTGCCGGTGTTCCGGCAGATCTACGAGTCGACCGAGACGCCGTGGGGCGTCTACGAGGCCTGCGAGAGCCTCGTCGACGTCGAGGACAACTTCCAGCTCTGGCGGTTCCGGCACGTGCTCACCGTGCGCCGCACCATCGGCGCCAAGACCGGCACGGGCGGGTCCTCCGGGCTCGGCTTCCTGCAGCGGGCGCTCGATCTCACCTTCTTCCCGGAGCTCTACGCCGTCCGCACCGAGATCGGCACCTGA
- a CDS encoding DivIVA domain-containing protein: MTTGQNSQVQPERRLSPADLHNARFTRAPMLRPGYVDSEVDRVMSRVAEEIGRLIAEKAELRDQVTALQMQVEGHQAQLPPSDQAVRILASAQLTADNYVAEAEEFSRQVTAEARTQYEELTREARETAGAIIQAAQQAAATMTPAPVEAGERDLEKLQEQVAYLKAFGQACRVQLRSYLEALLSDIETEWGRADPAALPEVPRPPAQRSVEAAVATTFEANTAAEHPMDDGDGDAVVPARGATSAT, from the coding sequence ATGACCACCGGACAGAACTCCCAGGTCCAACCCGAACGGCGGCTCTCCCCGGCCGATCTGCACAACGCGCGGTTCACGCGCGCACCCATGCTGCGGCCGGGCTACGTCGACTCCGAGGTGGACCGGGTGATGAGCCGGGTCGCCGAGGAGATCGGCCGGCTGATCGCGGAGAAGGCGGAGCTGCGCGACCAGGTGACGGCGCTGCAGATGCAGGTGGAGGGCCACCAGGCCCAGCTGCCGCCCAGCGACCAGGCGGTGCGGATCCTCGCCAGCGCCCAGCTGACCGCGGACAACTACGTCGCCGAGGCGGAGGAGTTCAGTCGTCAGGTGACCGCCGAGGCGCGCACCCAGTACGAGGAGCTGACCCGCGAGGCGCGGGAGACGGCGGGGGCGATCATCCAGGCGGCGCAGCAGGCCGCGGCCACGATGACGCCGGCTCCGGTCGAGGCGGGCGAGCGCGACCTGGAGAAGCTGCAGGAGCAGGTGGCCTACCTCAAGGCGTTCGGGCAGGCCTGCCGGGTGCAGCTGCGCTCCTACCTCGAGGCGCTGCTCAGCGACATCGAGACCGAGTGGGGCCGGGCCGATCCGGCGGCGCTGCCGGAGGTCCCGAGGCCGCCCGCCCAGCGCTCGGTCGAGGCAGCTGTCGCCACGACGTTCGAGGCCAACACGGCCGCCGAGCACCCGATGGACGACGGCGACGGCGACGCCGTGGTCCCGGCGCGCGGCGCCACCAGCGCCACCTGA
- a CDS encoding globin domain-containing protein, with product MDIPAMRANFAKAAANGDEVPLYFYSHLFLSHPETRALFPVSMAHQRDRLFAALGEVVARVDDLDTLVPILQQLGRDHRKFGTVAAHYPAVGASLLATLEHFDDAWTPELAKDWSEAYTLVAEVMVAAADEAAEQPAWWEADVVAHERRTIDVAVLQVRPQARYDYEAGQSLSLETELRPKLWRYYSPANAPRPDGLIELHVKARDGGPVSSALVRRVGVGDVLRLGPPMGHLALEPGSDRDLLLVAGGMGLAPMKALVDRVARQGPPRRVDLFVGFRTEQDSYDAADLRRLQQENPWLSVTVAVSADKTSSLEQGDIGDVVLRHGPWSSREVCVAGPAPMVEDTVSRLRQHGVPEQRLHSEVFAPSRMGPSVDGEVTE from the coding sequence GTGGACATTCCCGCGATGCGGGCCAACTTCGCCAAGGCGGCGGCCAACGGCGACGAGGTCCCGCTGTACTTCTACTCGCACCTGTTCCTGAGCCATCCCGAGACCCGGGCGCTGTTCCCGGTCTCGATGGCCCACCAGCGCGACCGGCTCTTCGCCGCCCTGGGTGAGGTCGTGGCCCGCGTGGACGACCTCGACACCCTCGTGCCGATCCTGCAGCAGCTCGGCCGGGACCACCGCAAGTTCGGCACCGTCGCGGCGCACTACCCGGCGGTCGGCGCCAGCCTGCTCGCCACGCTCGAGCACTTCGACGACGCGTGGACGCCGGAGCTGGCCAAGGACTGGAGCGAGGCCTACACCCTCGTCGCCGAGGTCATGGTCGCGGCCGCCGACGAGGCCGCGGAGCAGCCGGCCTGGTGGGAGGCGGACGTCGTCGCGCACGAGCGGCGCACCATCGACGTCGCCGTCCTGCAGGTCCGGCCCCAGGCCCGGTACGACTACGAGGCGGGGCAGTCGCTGTCGCTGGAGACCGAGCTGCGGCCCAAGCTGTGGCGCTACTACTCCCCCGCCAACGCCCCACGCCCCGACGGCCTGATCGAGTTGCACGTCAAGGCCCGGGACGGCGGCCCGGTGAGCTCCGCGCTGGTGCGCCGGGTCGGCGTCGGCGACGTGCTGCGGCTGGGGCCGCCGATGGGGCACCTGGCGCTCGAGCCCGGCTCCGACCGCGACCTGCTGCTGGTGGCCGGCGGCATGGGGCTGGCGCCGATGAAGGCGCTGGTGGACCGGGTGGCACGGCAGGGGCCGCCGCGCCGGGTGGACCTGTTCGTCGGGTTCCGGACCGAGCAGGACTCCTACGACGCGGCCGACCTGCGCCGGCTGCAGCAGGAGAACCCGTGGCTGTCGGTCACCGTCGCCGTGTCGGCGGACAAGACGTCGTCCCTGGAGCAGGGCGACATCGGCGACGTCGTCCTCCGGCACGGCCCCTGGTCGAGCCGGGAGGTGTGCGTGGCCGGCCCTGCCCCGATGGTCGAGGACACCGTGTCCCGGCTCCGGCAGCACGGCGTCCCGGAGCAACGACTGCACAGCGAGGTCTTCGCCCCCAGCCGGATGGGGCCGAGTGTCGACGGAGAGGTGACCGAATGA
- a CDS encoding globin domain-containing protein yields the protein MLSDRSRPVIEATLPVVAENIEEIATRFYAHLFGDHPELFDGVFNRGNQADRTQQMALAGSVAVFASSLVKVPEQLPDHLLSRIAHKHASLGITPAQYDVVHDNLFWAIADVLGDAVTPEVAAAWDEVYWLMAYALINQERGLYSARGVRPETVWREWEVVERFQETDDVVTFRMRRTDDRLVRTSLPGQYVTVQVPMPDGVRQPRQYSLTKADDGDHRQFSVKRVRGGGKPDGEVSNFLCDHVHVGDRLTMSLPFGDVVLDDSRPVVFVSAGIGITPMAGMLSHLNAARSRLPITLLHADADERSFALRRQVVADVRALPGGTAHVWYERGANTTLPVEVHQGVMDLDDVKLPDDAGYYLCGPLPFMQGIRSALIERAVPARDIQYEVFGPDLWQADLVTEDTPGVGHHAVAALA from the coding sequence GTGCTTTCCGACCGATCCCGTCCTGTCATCGAGGCGACTCTCCCGGTCGTCGCCGAGAACATCGAAGAGATCGCGACCCGCTTCTACGCCCACCTGTTCGGCGATCACCCGGAGCTGTTCGACGGCGTCTTCAACCGCGGCAACCAGGCCGACCGCACGCAGCAGATGGCGCTCGCCGGATCGGTGGCGGTGTTCGCCAGCTCGCTGGTGAAGGTGCCCGAGCAGCTGCCCGACCACCTGCTGTCGCGCATCGCGCACAAGCACGCGTCGCTGGGCATCACACCGGCGCAGTACGACGTCGTCCACGACAACCTGTTCTGGGCCATCGCCGACGTGCTCGGCGACGCCGTCACCCCGGAGGTGGCGGCCGCCTGGGACGAGGTCTACTGGCTGATGGCCTACGCCCTGATCAACCAGGAGCGGGGGCTCTACAGCGCCCGCGGGGTGCGGCCGGAGACCGTGTGGCGCGAGTGGGAGGTCGTCGAGCGCTTCCAGGAGACCGACGACGTCGTCACCTTCCGGATGCGCCGGACCGACGACCGCCTCGTGCGGACGTCGCTGCCCGGCCAGTACGTGACCGTGCAGGTGCCCATGCCCGACGGCGTCCGGCAGCCCCGCCAGTACAGCCTCACCAAGGCCGACGACGGTGACCACCGGCAGTTCTCGGTGAAGCGCGTGCGGGGAGGGGGCAAGCCGGACGGCGAGGTGTCGAACTTCCTGTGCGACCACGTCCACGTGGGCGACCGGCTGACCATGTCACTGCCGTTCGGCGACGTGGTCCTCGACGACTCCCGCCCGGTGGTGTTCGTCAGCGCCGGCATCGGCATCACGCCGATGGCCGGCATGCTCTCCCACCTGAACGCCGCCCGCTCGCGGCTGCCGATCACGCTCCTCCACGCCGACGCCGACGAGAGGTCGTTCGCGCTGCGCCGGCAGGTCGTCGCCGACGTCCGTGCCCTGCCGGGCGGAACGGCGCACGTCTGGTACGAGCGCGGGGCCAACACCACGCTGCCCGTGGAGGTCCACCAGGGGGTGATGGACCTCGACGACGTGAAGCTGCCCGACGACGCCGGCTACTACCTGTGCGGTCCCCTGCCGTTCATGCAGGGCATCCGCAGCGCACTCATCGAGCGCGCAGTCCCCGCCCGCGACATCCAGTACGAGGTGTTCGGCCCCGACCTCTGGCAGGCCGACCTGGTCACCGAGGACACCCCTGGGGTCGGGCACCACGCCGTCGCCGCGCTCGCCTGA